From one Bacillus sp. FJAT-42376 genomic stretch:
- a CDS encoding LacI family DNA-binding transcriptional regulator — translation MTTIYDVAKKAGVSSTTVSKALNNYPDVSEKTKKVILSVAAEMGYLPNSHAQSLSTKKTWSFGVMFTEDNGVGMKHPFFNAVIESFRKHAENEGYDLIFPSRNLRNRNTSYLEHFQYRGVDGIIIICSDQHDPQVLEILDSEIPIVVIDMNNVKSSVVYSDNEAGGEMAVDYLYSLGHSKIAHISGMADSFIGKARIMGYKKAMQKRNLSIPRGYMVDGGLFSIEEGKAAMKKLLKLKNRPTAVFAAGDQMAIGAMEAIKEKGLSVPEDISIIGFDDIDMAGYVTPKLSTIKQDTDAIGKQAAELLVRQIIQKKKSITAAMIPVSLIERESCRSVT, via the coding sequence ATGACCACGATTTACGATGTAGCAAAAAAGGCTGGGGTGTCCAGCACCACCGTTTCAAAGGCCCTGAATAATTACCCCGATGTCAGCGAAAAAACGAAGAAAGTCATTTTATCGGTTGCTGCGGAAATGGGGTATCTGCCTAACTCCCATGCCCAATCACTATCCACTAAAAAAACCTGGTCTTTTGGAGTCATGTTTACAGAGGATAATGGAGTGGGAATGAAGCACCCATTTTTCAATGCTGTGATTGAGAGCTTCCGCAAACACGCTGAAAATGAAGGGTATGACCTGATTTTCCCATCCAGAAATCTGCGCAACAGGAATACATCCTACCTGGAGCATTTTCAGTACCGGGGTGTAGATGGAATCATTATTATTTGTTCTGATCAGCATGATCCGCAGGTGCTTGAAATTCTGGATAGTGAGATTCCCATTGTTGTCATTGATATGAACAATGTGAAAAGCAGTGTGGTCTACTCTGATAATGAAGCAGGCGGAGAGATGGCTGTCGATTATCTGTATTCATTGGGACACAGCAAAATTGCCCATATTTCGGGAATGGCCGATTCGTTCATCGGAAAAGCAAGAATTATGGGATACAAGAAAGCCATGCAAAAGCGCAATCTCTCTATTCCAAGAGGATACATGGTGGACGGCGGATTGTTTTCCATTGAAGAAGGAAAGGCAGCAATGAAGAAATTGCTGAAACTGAAAAATCGCCCTACTGCTGTATTTGCCGCGGGTGACCAAATGGCCATTGGAGCAATGGAAGCCATTAAAGAGAAAGGCTTATCGGTTCCAGAGGACATTTCCATCATCGGTTTTGATGACATTGACATGGCAGGCTATGTTACGCCCAAACTCTCCACGATTAAACAAGATACAGACGCTATTGGGAAACAGGCGGCAGAGCTTCTTGTCCGACAGATTATCCAAAAAAAGAAATCGATTACGGCTGCTATGATTCCTGTATCGCTAATTGAGCGAGAATCCTGCAGATCGGTGACATGA
- a CDS encoding ABC transporter substrate-binding protein, whose translation MMKKTLSIFLSLVLLIGILAGCSDSKSASGTKGGKDVDLRIWSFTDELKKPIKTFEEKNGVKVELTIVPIADYPTKLKPVLESGVGAPDVFTGELAFIKQWVDAGYWENLSKSPYDAEKLSDQYIPYVFDMGKDKDGNVRALSWQTTPGGIYYKRSIAKEVLGTDDPAEVGKMMSSMDSVFETAEKMKAKGYRMFPDEGAIRWFAQGDAPEPWVNDKKELTLTDRKIEFMDYAKELKKNGYTANAAEWSPSWFESMDKAVKVKENGKTVETNVFSYVLPTWGLHSVLKTNVKKSTGDWAVTSGPSPYFWGGSWLGVYSKSKNKELAYDFVKMMTQDKDFLKGWAKETGDVLSYLPVTDEIKGDFKDEFLGGQNNYQFFLDQAHNIKPGIVTKYDQQLDTLYGNAVKEYTDGKKSKDQAIKEFYMKAKNAYPDLTVPNK comes from the coding sequence ATGATGAAGAAAACTCTTAGTATTTTCTTATCGCTTGTACTGCTGATTGGAATTCTTGCAGGCTGCTCAGATTCCAAAAGTGCAAGCGGCACAAAAGGCGGAAAAGACGTAGATTTGAGAATTTGGTCTTTTACAGATGAACTAAAAAAACCGATTAAAACATTTGAGGAAAAGAACGGCGTAAAGGTGGAGCTGACCATTGTTCCAATCGCTGACTATCCTACAAAGCTTAAGCCTGTTCTTGAAAGCGGAGTCGGTGCTCCCGATGTATTTACGGGTGAGCTTGCTTTTATTAAACAATGGGTGGATGCAGGATATTGGGAAAACCTTTCTAAATCTCCATATGACGCTGAAAAGCTGTCAGATCAGTACATCCCTTATGTATTTGATATGGGGAAAGACAAAGATGGAAATGTCAGAGCCCTTTCCTGGCAGACGACTCCAGGGGGAATTTATTATAAGCGCAGTATTGCAAAAGAAGTTCTTGGAACAGACGATCCTGCCGAAGTAGGCAAAATGATGTCATCTATGGACAGCGTGTTTGAAACAGCGGAAAAAATGAAAGCAAAAGGGTACCGTATGTTCCCGGATGAAGGCGCAATCCGCTGGTTTGCTCAAGGCGATGCCCCTGAACCGTGGGTGAATGATAAAAAAGAATTGACGCTGACAGACCGGAAAATTGAGTTTATGGATTATGCAAAGGAATTGAAGAAGAACGGCTACACCGCGAATGCTGCAGAGTGGTCTCCATCCTGGTTCGAATCAATGGATAAAGCCGTCAAAGTAAAAGAAAACGGAAAAACCGTTGAAACGAATGTGTTCTCCTATGTCCTTCCTACTTGGGGTCTTCATAGTGTTTTGAAAACCAATGTAAAAAAATCCACTGGTGACTGGGCCGTAACAAGCGGACCAAGCCCATATTTCTGGGGCGGTTCATGGCTTGGTGTGTACAGCAAATCAAAGAATAAGGAACTGGCTTACGATTTTGTCAAAATGATGACGCAGGATAAAGATTTCCTTAAAGGCTGGGCAAAAGAAACAGGAGATGTGCTGTCCTATCTTCCGGTAACCGATGAAATCAAAGGTGATTTCAAAGACGAGTTCCTCGGCGGGCAAAACAACTATCAATTCTTCCTTGACCAGGCTCACAATATTAAGCCTGGAATCGTGACGAAGTACGATCAGCAGCTTGATACCCTTTATGGAAATGCGGTTAAGGAATATACAGATGGCAAAAAATCAAAAGACCAGGCCATTAAAGAGTTTTATATGAAAGCGAAAAATGCGTATCCGGACTTAACGGTTCCAAATAAGTGA
- a CDS encoding sugar ABC transporter permease — protein sequence MKNLNRYGYFFIAPFWVVFLVFSIYPVALTFYYSFTNYTGSGTAEVVGLANYTRLLTDTFFVQAFVNTLKIWGINFALQIGLALILAAIFSDMRLKMKGQSFFRAVFYLPNLITVSSVALLFGILLDWQHGSLNVVLMNLGLISDPINWLNEPATAQISVSLILTWMWFGHSFIVIMAGISGISTDYFEAALIDGANRWQTLVSITLPLLKPILLYIMITSLIGGLQLFDLPMLITDGIGSPDGSLNTMVLYLYNQAFKYNNYGYASAVAYGLFIITVIFSAVVFKSMYSSERKQAKQV from the coding sequence GTGAAAAATTTAAACCGGTATGGGTACTTTTTTATCGCACCGTTCTGGGTGGTCTTCCTGGTTTTCAGTATCTATCCAGTTGCGCTTACCTTTTATTACAGCTTTACGAATTATACCGGCAGCGGGACAGCAGAGGTTGTCGGACTGGCGAATTACACACGTCTATTAACAGACACCTTCTTCGTACAGGCCTTTGTAAATACACTGAAGATTTGGGGCATTAATTTCGCTTTGCAAATCGGGCTTGCACTGATTCTTGCCGCGATTTTTTCCGATATGCGGCTGAAAATGAAGGGCCAGTCGTTTTTCCGGGCGGTTTTTTATCTCCCAAACCTGATCACAGTCAGCTCTGTTGCTCTATTATTCGGAATTCTGCTGGACTGGCAGCATGGCTCGCTGAACGTTGTTCTCATGAACCTCGGACTGATCTCTGATCCAATTAATTGGCTGAATGAACCAGCCACCGCTCAAATTTCCGTTTCCCTGATCTTAACGTGGATGTGGTTCGGACATTCGTTTATTGTCATCATGGCCGGGATTTCGGGAATCTCCACCGACTATTTCGAAGCTGCCCTGATCGATGGGGCAAACCGCTGGCAAACACTTGTCAGCATCACCCTGCCTTTATTAAAGCCGATCCTTTTGTATATTATGATCACCTCTCTCATCGGAGGCCTGCAATTGTTTGACCTTCCTATGCTGATTACCGATGGCATCGGATCACCTGACGGGTCGCTGAATACGATGGTTCTCTATCTGTACAACCAGGCCTTTAAGTACAACAACTACGGATATGCTTCCGCAGTGGCATACGGATTGTTTATCATCACGGTCATCTTCTCTGCCGTTGTCTTCAAATCGATGTACAGCAGTGAACGAAAACAAGCAAAGCAGGTGTAA
- a CDS encoding carbohydrate ABC transporter permease, which produces MTVLAVVCFVPFLMMLVNATRSNEAILTGFTLVPGTSLIENYQTMMDYVNVWTGFKNSLFISVLVTVLTGYFSALTAYGFAFYTFKGKNFLFVFMLVMMMVPGQLGLIGFYELSKTLGILDTYIPLIVPAIASPFVVFFLRQYILTTLHPSLIEAARIDGANEFKIFHIVALPIMMPAIATMSIFTFIGSWNNYIMPLVLIFSPEKYTLPVLMGFLKGSQVAQNLGSMYLGIAISVVPIMIAFLFLSKYIINSISAGAIKE; this is translated from the coding sequence ATGACCGTGTTGGCAGTTGTATGCTTTGTCCCTTTTCTCATGATGCTCGTCAATGCCACCCGGTCCAATGAAGCGATTTTGACAGGATTCACTCTTGTTCCCGGGACTTCTCTTATCGAAAACTATCAAACGATGATGGATTACGTCAATGTATGGACCGGCTTTAAAAACAGTCTGTTTATCTCCGTTTTGGTTACGGTTTTGACTGGCTATTTTTCCGCGCTGACTGCGTACGGTTTTGCCTTTTACACCTTTAAGGGCAAAAATTTCTTATTCGTCTTTATGCTCGTCATGATGATGGTGCCAGGACAGCTTGGATTGATCGGTTTCTACGAACTGTCCAAGACGCTTGGAATTCTGGATACGTATATTCCATTAATTGTGCCGGCGATTGCCAGTCCGTTCGTTGTTTTCTTCTTGCGCCAGTATATCCTGACCACCCTGCATCCGAGTTTAATCGAAGCAGCACGAATCGACGGAGCAAATGAATTTAAAATTTTCCACATTGTCGCCCTGCCCATTATGATGCCCGCAATCGCGACCATGTCGATTTTTACCTTCATCGGATCCTGGAATAACTACATCATGCCTTTAGTGCTGATTTTTTCACCGGAAAAGTACACCCTGCCGGTATTAATGGGATTCTTAAAAGGGTCACAGGTTGCTCAAAATCTCGGATCCATGTATCTGGGCATCGCAATTTCCGTCGTACCGATTATGATTGCGTTTCTGTTCTTATCTAAATACATCATCAACAGCATCTCAGCTGGAGCCATCAAAGAATAA
- a CDS encoding GH1 family beta-glucosidase, which translates to MNFSKEFIFGTATSSYQIEGAHNEGGRTPSIWDTFCDTPGKVYEQHNGDVACDHYHRFEEDIQILKNLGVDAYRFSIAWPRIFPEKGRYNPEGMAFYKNLAARLREEGIKPAVTLYHWDLPMWAHEEGGWTNRESVKWFLEYARACFTELDQLVDSWITHNEPWCAGFLGYHQGVHAPGHTNLEEAVKAVHHMLLSHGEAVNMLKKEFSSLTPIGITLNLSPVYAASDSANDRLAANNADGYSNRWFLDPIFKGSYPADMMNLFSKYVHSYDFIKQGDLETISVPCDFFGINYYSRAIVEFSAAHDFMNKGAYSDYEKTGMGWDIAPDEFKDLIIRLRKEYTDLPIYITENGAAYDDQVENGRVHDSLRTDYIEKHLQAVSELNVLGMNIQGYYLWSLLDNFEWSFGYDKRFGMIYVDFETQERIWKDSAYRYAEIIRQRIPSLQIGS; encoded by the coding sequence ATGAATTTTTCTAAAGAGTTTATTTTCGGCACCGCAACCTCTTCCTATCAGATTGAAGGAGCACATAATGAAGGCGGACGGACCCCTTCCATTTGGGATACGTTCTGCGATACCCCCGGCAAGGTTTATGAGCAGCATAATGGAGATGTGGCATGCGACCATTATCACCGTTTCGAGGAAGATATTCAGATCCTCAAAAACCTTGGTGTCGATGCTTACCGGTTCTCGATTGCCTGGCCGCGGATTTTCCCTGAAAAAGGCCGGTACAACCCGGAAGGAATGGCTTTTTATAAAAACCTCGCAGCACGGCTCCGTGAAGAGGGAATCAAGCCTGCGGTTACCCTTTATCACTGGGACCTGCCAATGTGGGCGCATGAAGAAGGCGGCTGGACAAACCGAGAATCGGTCAAATGGTTCCTCGAATACGCAAGAGCATGCTTTACAGAGCTTGATCAACTCGTTGATTCCTGGATTACTCACAATGAGCCTTGGTGTGCGGGCTTTCTCGGATACCATCAGGGGGTTCATGCCCCGGGTCATACGAACTTAGAGGAAGCGGTGAAAGCGGTCCATCACATGCTGCTTTCACACGGAGAAGCAGTAAACATGCTGAAAAAGGAGTTTTCATCTCTCACTCCAATCGGCATTACGCTGAACCTGTCCCCTGTTTATGCAGCGTCCGATTCAGCCAATGACCGTCTTGCTGCGAATAATGCCGATGGCTATTCAAACCGCTGGTTCCTGGATCCGATTTTCAAAGGCAGCTATCCGGCAGATATGATGAATCTTTTTTCTAAATACGTTCACTCCTATGACTTTATCAAACAGGGAGACTTGGAAACCATCTCGGTTCCCTGCGACTTTTTCGGGATCAACTACTACAGCCGCGCCATAGTCGAATTCAGCGCAGCCCATGATTTTATGAATAAAGGCGCCTACTCGGACTATGAAAAAACCGGAATGGGCTGGGACATCGCTCCGGATGAGTTTAAAGACTTGATTATCCGACTCCGCAAGGAATACACGGACCTTCCCATCTACATAACGGAGAACGGAGCCGCCTACGATGATCAGGTGGAAAACGGCAGGGTGCATGATTCTCTTCGCACCGATTATATTGAAAAGCACCTTCAGGCGGTGTCTGAATTGAATGTGCTGGGCATGAATATTCAGGGCTATTACCTGTGGTCCCTCCTCGATAACTTTGAGTGGAGCTTCGGCTATGACAAACGGTTCGGCATGATCTATGTAGACTTTGAAACACAGGAAAGGATCTGGAAGGACAGTGCCTACCGGTATGCCGAAATCATCAGGCAGCGGATACCTTCCTTGCAAATCGGTTCTTAA
- a CDS encoding family 16 glycosylhydrolase, whose amino-acid sequence MRKLTGMMISCMLIAGVTGPAQAAGSKEKIPFHPVAIKGEDHGTAKLIIPVPKTHHVAVKVSKEPFGKVKTGDLAPKGRTVTNPYRSGTDLTGVDPKINRYAGVYLLDAENHVLDFEQITLKENQIKKETWNLIWQDEFDGTSINESKWNFIQGGGGYGNNELQNYTNRTQNARLENGSLVIEAHKEALGGNDYTSAKLTTQNKGDWTYGRYEIRAKLPKGQGMWPAIWMMPTDYDLYSGWPASGEIDIMELLGHAPNEVYGTLHYGLPWKNTGEMYRLPNGTKDFSEAYHTFSIDWEPGEIRWYVDGVLYARQNDWYSKNENAAAPYTYPAPFDRDFYLQLNLAVGGNWPGYPDSTTVFPSRMLVDYVRVYELDGKYREAGERPIAEEAAADLRPPLADGNYVYNGEFEAGLSEWKFQPFEPSTLFGGEGTAESVNGEAKISITKPGYAVHAIQFVQPNLPIEKGERYKLTFDARSTGPRAAGINISGPERSYTRYLSDQTLSLTDTMQSFSYEFTMESETDPHARLEFNMGQGSDLPVWIDHVKLVKLPQDPNAPKKVLPNGNYIYNGTFDQGTGRMEFWNLSVDRGSKAEASVGEAIPERKLHVDIQRTGSYSDAIRLSQNKLNLEKDAAYILTFDAKADAKRNIGFHVTNETRSAFYTKTEQIPLTADMKSYRVLIQPSESNPNSVIEFLLGGNRTGVTIDNIEMKRLAKPVTINPMNSRIEAENYQDMFGVQNGATSVGWIDEGDWMQYAVDVKEAGEYRIAFLAASGRDGGKFTLLSKAGNQFTGDLPKGEIKPEQADARAEANIPQTGGWDTWKTFETSIRLEKGIQTLQVYAPNANLDWMEFRKVGE is encoded by the coding sequence ATGCGCAAATTAACAGGTATGATGATTTCCTGCATGCTGATTGCAGGGGTTACAGGCCCTGCACAGGCTGCAGGCAGCAAGGAAAAGATTCCGTTCCATCCCGTCGCCATTAAGGGAGAGGATCATGGGACAGCTAAACTGATTATCCCCGTTCCAAAAACGCATCATGTTGCCGTAAAGGTATCAAAGGAACCGTTCGGCAAAGTAAAAACCGGCGATTTGGCGCCGAAGGGACGAACGGTGACCAATCCATACCGCTCCGGTACTGACCTTACGGGTGTTGATCCGAAAATCAACAGATATGCCGGCGTTTATCTTTTGGATGCAGAAAATCACGTCCTTGATTTTGAGCAGATTACCTTGAAGGAAAACCAGATTAAAAAGGAAACATGGAACCTTATTTGGCAGGACGAATTTGACGGAACCTCCATTAATGAAAGCAAGTGGAATTTCATCCAGGGAGGCGGCGGCTACGGCAATAATGAGCTTCAAAATTATACGAACCGCACTCAAAACGCCCGGCTGGAGAATGGCTCCCTTGTCATTGAAGCGCATAAAGAGGCATTGGGAGGCAATGATTATACGTCTGCGAAATTGACCACCCAAAACAAGGGCGACTGGACGTACGGCCGCTACGAAATTCGTGCAAAGCTTCCAAAGGGCCAAGGCATGTGGCCCGCAATCTGGATGATGCCGACCGACTATGATCTCTACTCGGGCTGGCCGGCCTCCGGTGAAATCGACATTATGGAATTGCTCGGACACGCTCCGAATGAAGTGTACGGCACGCTGCATTATGGACTGCCATGGAAAAATACAGGGGAAATGTACCGGCTGCCAAATGGCACGAAGGATTTCTCAGAAGCCTATCACACCTTCTCGATTGACTGGGAGCCTGGTGAAATCAGATGGTACGTGGATGGCGTTCTTTACGCAAGGCAAAACGACTGGTACAGCAAAAACGAAAACGCGGCAGCACCCTATACGTATCCCGCTCCCTTCGACCGTGACTTTTATCTTCAGCTGAACCTGGCTGTGGGCGGAAACTGGCCCGGCTATCCGGACAGCACCACGGTCTTCCCAAGCCGGATGCTCGTCGATTACGTAAGAGTGTATGAATTGGACGGCAAGTACCGTGAGGCCGGGGAAAGACCGATTGCAGAAGAGGCAGCAGCGGATCTTCGTCCCCCGCTTGCTGACGGAAACTATGTGTACAACGGGGAGTTCGAGGCCGGCCTCAGCGAGTGGAAGTTCCAGCCGTTTGAGCCTTCCACCTTGTTTGGAGGAGAAGGAACGGCAGAATCCGTAAACGGCGAAGCAAAAATCAGCATCACGAAACCGGGGTATGCCGTTCACGCCATTCAATTCGTGCAGCCTAACCTGCCGATTGAAAAGGGAGAGCGCTATAAACTGACATTTGATGCCCGGTCTACTGGGCCTCGTGCGGCGGGTATCAATATTTCGGGTCCGGAACGCAGCTATACGAGATATTTATCCGATCAAACACTCTCCCTTACGGACACGATGCAGTCCTTCAGCTATGAATTTACAATGGAAAGCGAGACGGACCCTCATGCACGCCTTGAATTTAATATGGGCCAAGGCTCTGATCTTCCAGTCTGGATTGACCATGTGAAGCTCGTCAAGCTTCCACAGGATCCGAACGCACCGAAAAAGGTACTGCCTAACGGAAACTATATTTACAACGGAACCTTTGACCAGGGAACGGGCCGTATGGAATTCTGGAATCTCTCCGTGGATAGAGGATCTAAAGCCGAGGCTTCAGTCGGTGAAGCCATTCCGGAACGCAAGCTGCATGTGGACATTCAGCGCACCGGAAGCTATTCCGATGCCATTCGCTTGAGTCAAAACAAGCTGAACCTTGAGAAAGATGCAGCTTATATCCTGACGTTTGACGCAAAGGCGGATGCCAAGCGGAATATCGGATTTCATGTAACCAATGAGACTCGCTCAGCCTTTTATACGAAAACCGAACAAATCCCGCTTACAGCAGATATGAAATCCTACCGGGTGCTGATTCAGCCCTCGGAAAGCAACCCGAACAGCGTGATTGAATTCCTATTGGGAGGAAACCGTACGGGCGTAACCATTGATAACATTGAAATGAAGCGCCTTGCCAAACCGGTAACGATTAATCCTATGAATTCCCGCATTGAAGCGGAAAACTATCAGGACATGTTCGGCGTGCAAAACGGCGCGACCAGCGTTGGCTGGATTGACGAAGGCGACTGGATGCAATATGCCGTTGATGTCAAAGAAGCCGGAGAATACAGAATTGCATTTCTTGCTGCGTCCGGACGCGACGGCGGGAAATTCACCCTCCTCAGCAAAGCTGGAAACCAGTTCACAGGCGATCTGCCTAAAGGCGAGATTAAACCGGAACAGGCAGATGCAAGAGCTGAGGCGAACATCCCGCAGACCGGCGGATGGGATACGTGGAAAACCTTCGAAACCAGCATCCGTCTGGAAAAAGGCATCCAAACCCTGCAGGTCTATGCACCGAATGCTAATTTGGATTGGATGGAGTTTAGGAAGGTTGGAGAATAA
- the dnaB gene encoding replicative DNA helicase: MNELFQDRIPPQNIDAEQAVLGAIFLEPQALTMASEVLIPEDFYRAAHQKIYNAMLQLADKGEPVDLVTVTSDLADVNLLEEIGGVSYLTDLANSVPTAANVEYYARIVEEKSILRRLIRTASTIAQDGYTREDEVADLLTDAEKSIMEVAQRKNAGSFQSIKDVLVQTYDNIELLHNRQGDITGIPTGFSELDRMTAGFQRNDLIIVAARPSVGKTAFALNIAQNVATKTDENVAIFSLEMGADQLVMRMLCAEGNINAQNLRTGNLTSEDWGKLTMAMGSLSNAGIYIDDTPGIRVSEIRSKCRRLKQEAGLGMILIDYLQLIQGSGRSKDNRQQEVSEISRTLKSLARELKVPVIALSQLSRGVEQRQDKRPMMSDIRESGSIEQDADIVAFLYRDDYYDKESENKNIIEIIIAKQRNGPVGTVSLAFVKEYNKFVNLERRFDDAPGA; the protein is encoded by the coding sequence TTGAATGAGCTTTTTCAAGACCGAATTCCGCCGCAGAATATAGATGCTGAACAAGCTGTACTCGGAGCCATTTTTCTCGAACCGCAAGCCCTGACCATGGCTTCAGAAGTATTAATCCCTGAAGATTTCTACCGGGCTGCCCATCAGAAAATTTATAATGCGATGCTCCAGCTTGCCGATAAAGGGGAACCGGTCGATCTTGTGACCGTTACGTCTGATCTGGCAGATGTGAACCTGCTGGAGGAAATTGGAGGGGTCTCCTACTTAACGGACCTTGCCAACTCAGTACCGACCGCGGCGAACGTAGAATATTATGCAAGAATCGTAGAAGAAAAATCAATCTTAAGAAGACTGATCCGGACGGCAAGCACGATTGCCCAGGACGGGTATACAAGGGAAGATGAAGTGGCGGATCTTCTAACCGATGCAGAAAAGAGCATCATGGAAGTCGCACAGCGGAAAAACGCCGGATCCTTCCAAAGCATCAAGGATGTGCTCGTTCAGACTTATGACAACATTGAACTTTTGCACAACCGCCAAGGGGATATCACGGGGATTCCAACCGGTTTCTCCGAGCTAGACCGAATGACCGCGGGCTTCCAGCGCAACGATTTGATCATCGTTGCCGCCCGTCCATCGGTGGGGAAAACCGCCTTTGCCCTGAACATCGCCCAGAATGTTGCAACGAAGACCGACGAGAACGTGGCGATCTTCAGCCTCGAGATGGGGGCCGACCAGCTCGTGATGCGTATGCTCTGTGCAGAAGGCAATATTAACGCCCAAAACTTAAGAACCGGTAACCTGACAAGCGAGGACTGGGGAAAGCTTACCATGGCGATGGGAAGTCTCTCCAACGCCGGAATCTATATCGATGATACCCCGGGGATCCGCGTCAGCGAAATCCGTTCCAAATGCCGCCGCCTCAAGCAAGAGGCCGGCCTCGGCATGATCCTGATCGATTACTTGCAGCTCATCCAGGGAAGCGGGCGAAGCAAGGACAACCGCCAGCAGGAGGTATCCGAAATCTCAAGGACACTGAAATCCCTGGCCCGTGAGCTCAAGGTGCCCGTCATCGCCTTGTCCCAGCTCTCCCGTGGAGTGGAGCAGCGTCAGGACAAGCGTCCAATGATGTCCGACATCCGTGAATCCGGAAGTATCGAGCAGGATGCCGACATCGTCGCCTTCCTGTACCGTGACGATTACTACGACAAGGAATCCGAAAACAAAAACATCATCGAAATCATCATCGCCAAACAGCGTAACGGCCCCGTGGGAACCGTCTCATTGGCGTTTGTAAAAGAATACAACAAGTTCGTGAACTTGGAGCGGAGGTTTGACGACGCTCCAGGGGCTTAG
- the rplI gene encoding 50S ribosomal protein L9 — MRVIFLKDVKGKGKKGEVKNVADGYAHNFLIKQGLAVEASNAAMSALNAQKNKENKEAEQELQAAEELKKTLEELTVELKAKSGEGGRLFGSITSKQIADELKKVHSIKIDKRKIDLPDAIRGLGYTNVPVKLHTEVTATLKVHVTEE, encoded by the coding sequence ATGAGAGTTATTTTTCTAAAAGATGTAAAAGGCAAAGGAAAAAAAGGCGAAGTAAAAAACGTAGCAGACGGCTATGCACATAACTTTTTGATTAAACAGGGTCTTGCTGTCGAGGCAAGCAATGCAGCCATGTCTGCACTAAACGCCCAAAAGAATAAAGAAAACAAAGAAGCAGAACAAGAGCTTCAAGCGGCGGAAGAACTGAAGAAAACGCTTGAGGAGCTGACTGTAGAACTAAAAGCAAAATCCGGAGAAGGCGGCCGTCTGTTTGGCTCCATCACAAGCAAGCAAATTGCGGATGAGCTGAAAAAAGTTCACTCCATTAAAATTGATAAGCGTAAAATTGACCTTCCGGATGCAATCCGCGGTCTGGGCTACACAAACGTGCCTGTAAAGCTTCATACAGAGGTAACAGCTACTTTGAAGGTGCATGTAACGGAAGAATAA